In Tepidanaerobacter syntrophicus, the following are encoded in one genomic region:
- a CDS encoding ABC transporter ATP-binding protein, translating to MKSSEQILKVENLGFKYNEKEILKDICFTLEVGDFVGILGPNGCGKTTLLKNINRWLKPDTGNIYVNGESIYRVTIKDLAKRVATVPQDTYLDVAFTVEQIVLMGRNPHLKNFESEQKEDIAIVEDAMKSMDILHLRDKPVHQLSGGERQRVLIARALAQQPSLLLLDEPTSHLDINYQWELLGLLKDLCLKKSLTILVVLHDINLASMFCNKIILLKDHKIFKMGDLNEVLNEDNIKAVFDMDVRVVTPKGNPKPVVIFLNTSDENEAIFAKKPKPFHKLHVICGGGEGEELLSYLGQRGYEVSVGVLNKGDSDWETARRLGFDIVEEIPFSPISDENAAKNISYIEKADAVILANIPFGLGNLKNIMCLEGFIGRKDIYILEENDINERDYTNGAAVKIYNKIKDKAVVFKSMQELKEII from the coding sequence ATGAAGTCTTCTGAACAGATACTTAAAGTTGAAAATCTTGGTTTTAAATACAATGAAAAAGAAATCCTCAAAGACATATGCTTTACTTTGGAAGTTGGCGATTTCGTAGGTATTTTAGGCCCAAACGGCTGCGGTAAAACAACCTTGCTTAAAAATATTAACCGCTGGTTAAAGCCTGATACAGGAAATATATATGTTAATGGGGAAAGTATCTATAGAGTAACAATTAAGGATTTGGCAAAGCGAGTAGCTACCGTTCCTCAAGACACTTATTTGGATGTAGCTTTTACAGTTGAGCAAATAGTGCTAATGGGAAGGAATCCCCATCTAAAAAATTTTGAATCAGAGCAAAAAGAAGATATAGCTATCGTAGAAGATGCCATGAAGTCCATGGACATATTGCACCTAAGAGATAAGCCTGTACATCAATTAAGCGGCGGTGAAAGGCAAAGAGTTCTGATTGCAAGAGCACTTGCCCAGCAGCCATCTCTTCTGCTTTTAGACGAACCTACATCCCATCTTGATATTAACTATCAATGGGAATTATTAGGCCTTTTAAAGGATTTATGCCTCAAAAAGAGTTTGACGATATTAGTTGTGCTCCATGATATAAATTTGGCGTCAATGTTTTGCAACAAGATAATTTTGCTAAAGGATCATAAGATATTTAAAATGGGAGATTTAAATGAAGTCCTAAATGAAGACAATATTAAAGCAGTCTTTGACATGGATGTAAGAGTTGTTACTCCTAAAGGCAATCCTAAACCTGTAGTTATTTTTTTGAATACGTCAGATGAGAATGAGGCGATATTTGCAAAAAAACCTAAGCCTTTTCATAAGCTTCATGTAATATGCGGCGGAGGAGAAGGCGAGGAATTACTGAGTTATCTGGGACAACGTGGGTATGAAGTATCCGTAGGAGTTCTAAATAAAGGAGATAGTGATTGGGAAACAGCTCGCCGCTTAGGCTTTGATATTGTTGAGGAGATACCTTTTTCACCAATAAGCGATGAAAATGCGGCAAAAAACATCTCTTATATAGAGAAAGCCGATGCGGTGATTTTAGCAAATATTCCCTTCGGTCTAGGCAATTTAAAAAATATTATGTGTCTTGAAGGCTTCATAGGTCGAAAAGATATTTACATTTTAGAAGAAAACGATATAAACGAAAGAGATTACACCAATGGAGCAGCAGTCAAGATTTACAACAAAATCAAAGACAAAGCAGTTGTTTTTAAATCAATGCAGGAGCTTAAAGAAATAATATAA
- a CDS encoding GNAT family N-acetyltransferase, which yields MRFLIIIRKALPSEIGLIQNRLIHDAKESNVQLLKVDDIEDAMIIEVDDLIAGYGILDIYGDKALLRFVYIFPEHRGDGLGDGLVRALINYADRRGVKKIYLCGSEDTDYFTRFGFKHVCCTKSDCPINNNIDFKTAANCCTMELDVEEFFNTPQCRF from the coding sequence GTGAGATTTTTGATTATAATTAGAAAAGCCTTACCAAGCGAGATAGGTCTTATTCAGAATAGGTTAATCCATGATGCCAAAGAGTCAAATGTTCAGCTCTTAAAGGTAGACGATATTGAAGATGCAATGATTATTGAAGTAGATGATTTAATCGCAGGTTATGGTATACTGGACATATACGGTGATAAAGCACTTCTAAGATTTGTCTATATTTTTCCGGAACATCGGGGCGACGGTTTAGGTGACGGCCTTGTAAGAGCATTGATAAATTATGCTGACAGGAGGGGTGTTAAGAAAATTTACCTTTGCGGCAGTGAAGATACAGATTATTTTACGCGTTTTGGTTTTAAGCACGTATGCTGTACTAAATCTGATTGCCCCATAAACAATAATATTGATTTTAAAACAGCAGCTAATTGCTGTACAATGGAACTGGATGTAGAGGAATTTTTTAATACGCCTCAATGCCGTTTTTAA
- the speB gene encoding agmatinase yields the protein MKELDFVSGHNGFLGAKEDYDRAKIVIIGAPMDFTVSFRPGTRFGPERIRSVSYGLETYSVYADDALDDKSFCDIGDIELPFGNVKKSLDMIEEAANKILNDGKIPFFLGGEHLVTYPIVKKVAEKYPDLVVLHFDAHADLRDTFFGEKLSHATVLRRVSEQVKNKHIFQFGIRSGVKEEFLYAQQHTNMYPLEVKTPFLQVLDSLKGKPVYITLDIDAVDPAFAPGTGTPEPGGCTSCDILEVVASFGKLNVVGIDLVEVSPASDLSDRTALLAAKIVRETIIGIG from the coding sequence TTGAAAGAACTAGATTTCGTATCCGGACATAATGGGTTTTTAGGGGCAAAAGAAGACTATGATAGAGCAAAAATAGTAATTATAGGCGCTCCTATGGACTTTACGGTAAGTTTTAGGCCAGGGACAAGATTTGGACCGGAAAGAATACGAAGTGTTTCTTACGGCCTTGAAACTTATAGTGTTTATGCCGATGATGCCCTGGATGATAAAAGCTTTTGCGATATAGGAGATATTGAGCTGCCCTTTGGTAATGTCAAAAAGAGCCTAGATATGATAGAAGAAGCTGCAAATAAAATATTAAACGATGGAAAGATCCCGTTTTTTTTGGGAGGAGAGCACCTTGTAACTTATCCGATAGTCAAAAAAGTCGCAGAAAAATATCCTGATCTTGTAGTCCTGCACTTTGATGCTCACGCAGACTTAAGGGATACTTTTTTCGGCGAGAAGTTATCTCATGCCACTGTTTTACGCAGAGTATCTGAACAAGTCAAAAATAAGCATATTTTTCAATTTGGCATAAGATCAGGTGTAAAGGAAGAATTTTTGTATGCCCAGCAGCATACAAACATGTATCCGTTAGAAGTTAAAACTCCATTTCTACAGGTTTTAGATTCCTTAAAAGGAAAGCCGGTATATATAACTCTTGATATAGATGCGGTAGATCCTGCGTTTGCCCCCGGAACAGGAACACCCGAACCCGGCGGGTGCACTTCTTGCGATATCCTTGAAGTAGTTGCAAGTTTTGGCAAATTAAATGTAGTAGGAATTGACTTGGTAGAAGTTTCTCCTGCCAGCGATCTATCTGATAGAACAGCGCTTTTAGCGGCAAAAATAGTAAGAGAAACAATAATAGGTATAGGATAA
- a CDS encoding NAD(P)-binding domain-containing protein: METVSIIGVGRMGSLLAHKISYDYNLILIDKDLRKCGLLAQEIGALATGEYSMLKLSDYIITALPASIIPNVLEDIKPYLSENQILINISTDTEKDTFKPIQGLCKLASAKIIGHALNIATTGELPLVLIDADDENVRQKTAEIFAHLGCTCYGSEKTVKLINNIASEEGIKAALTIEARLKELNIPPEYISFAIRNVACGTMNAYALGEAGPFVQKIIEKLK; this comes from the coding sequence ATGGAAACTGTATCAATTATAGGCGTAGGTCGTATGGGCAGCCTTTTAGCTCATAAAATATCTTATGATTATAATTTAATTTTAATTGACAAAGACTTGAGAAAGTGCGGACTGTTAGCGCAAGAAATAGGCGCTCTAGCAACCGGAGAATATTCAATGCTAAAGCTTTCGGATTATATAATCACAGCTCTTCCTGCTAGTATAATACCGAATGTTTTAGAGGACATCAAGCCTTATCTTTCCGAAAATCAAATACTAATAAACATTTCTACCGATACAGAAAAGGATACCTTTAAACCAATACAAGGATTATGTAAACTTGCATCTGCAAAAATAATAGGTCATGCATTAAACATAGCTACAACAGGTGAACTGCCCTTGGTCTTAATAGATGCAGATGACGAGAATGTGCGCCAAAAAACCGCGGAAATTTTTGCGCACCTTGGATGCACTTGCTACGGAAGTGAGAAAACAGTAAAACTAATCAACAATATCGCAAGCGAAGAAGGAATAAAGGCCGCACTAACTATCGAAGCGCGCCTTAAAGAATTAAACATTCCTCCTGAATATATAAGTTTTGCAATAAGAAACGTAGCTTGTGGAACGATGAACGCGTATGCATTAGGGGAAGCCGGTCCTTTTGTCCAAAAAATTATAGAAAAGCTTAAATAA
- a CDS encoding pseudouridine synthase has product MYIHYLQRSCHLLQVRLQKYLSQAGIASRRACEKLILDGRVTVNGKIIRELGTKIDPEVDKVRVDGKACRLESRFIYIAMNKPEGVITTVKDTHGRPTILDLLPKFPERIFPVGRLDKDTKGLILLTNDGQAAYKITHPKFNITKTYIARIKGIIDNKKVTTLEKGIKLEDGITAPAKIDILDVSRDSTIVKIKIHEGKKRQIRRMFESVGHPVLELTRTHIGNISLCGLQPGKWRYLSQDEINYIKNL; this is encoded by the coding sequence ATGTACATACATTATTTACAAAGGAGCTGTCATCTATTGCAAGTCAGGCTGCAAAAATATTTATCACAGGCAGGGATTGCCTCAAGAAGAGCGTGCGAAAAGTTAATTCTAGACGGCAGAGTAACTGTTAACGGAAAAATTATAAGAGAACTTGGGACAAAAATCGATCCCGAAGTCGATAAAGTCAGGGTAGATGGAAAAGCATGCCGTCTCGAAAGTAGATTTATCTATATTGCTATGAACAAGCCTGAGGGAGTGATTACTACTGTAAAAGATACCCATGGCAGGCCCACTATTCTCGATTTGCTGCCAAAATTTCCCGAAAGGATTTTTCCGGTAGGTCGCTTAGACAAGGATACAAAGGGTTTGATACTGCTTACAAATGATGGTCAAGCAGCATATAAAATTACTCATCCAAAATTTAATATAACAAAGACATACATTGCTCGTATTAAAGGCATTATCGATAATAAAAAAGTTACCACATTGGAAAAGGGCATTAAATTGGAGGATGGAATTACAGCCCCGGCAAAAATTGATATATTAGATGTTTCAAGAGATTCAACTATTGTAAAAATAAAAATACACGAAGGTAAAAAGCGGCAAATAAGACGCATGTTCGAATCAGTAGGGCATCCGGTGTTAGAGCTTACAAGAACGCATATTGGTAATATATCGCTTTGCGGCCTGCAGCCCGGAAAGTGGCGATATTTATCTCAAGATGAGATAAATTATATTAAAAATTTATAG
- the speE gene encoding polyamine aminopropyltransferase — protein MELWFSEYQTKNVKLSFRVKDLVYTKQSKYQYISVFDTEDFGRVLMLDDTVMLTTRDEFMYHEMISHVPLLTHQNASKVLVIGGGDGGTVREVLKHPVKEVHLVEIDEEVVETSKKYFPTISCGLSDERVKIFYEDGIEFVKNHKGYDIVIIDSTDPVGPAVGLFSAQFYKDVSNALSEDGIMAAQTETPVLFPELVKRIYDGISSAFTFTNPYTAVVPTYPGAFWTFTMGSKSIDPLSREIIPETNFDTKYYNPKLHKAYFTLPPFLEDIILPVEE, from the coding sequence TTGGAGCTTTGGTTTTCTGAATATCAGACAAAAAATGTAAAACTTTCTTTTAGAGTGAAAGATTTAGTTTATACCAAACAAAGTAAATATCAATATATATCTGTTTTTGATACTGAGGATTTTGGAAGGGTATTAATGCTTGATGATACTGTAATGCTTACAACCAGAGATGAGTTTATGTATCATGAAATGATTTCTCACGTTCCACTTTTAACACATCAAAATGCGTCTAAAGTCTTGGTTATAGGCGGAGGAGACGGCGGCACCGTAAGGGAAGTTTTAAAACACCCGGTAAAAGAGGTGCACCTTGTGGAAATAGATGAAGAGGTTGTTGAAACTTCAAAAAAATATTTTCCCACTATAAGCTGCGGATTATCCGATGAAAGAGTGAAAATCTTTTATGAGGACGGTATCGAATTTGTTAAAAACCACAAAGGCTACGATATTGTTATTATAGATTCCACCGATCCGGTAGGTCCTGCCGTAGGCCTATTTTCGGCGCAATTTTATAAAGATGTCTCCAATGCTTTAAGCGAAGATGGAATTATGGCTGCTCAAACAGAAACGCCGGTCTTGTTTCCTGAACTTGTTAAAAGGATTTATGACGGAATATCTTCGGCTTTTACCTTTACAAACCCATATACAGCAGTGGTGCCCACATATCCCGGAGCATTTTGGACGTTTACAATGGGCTCTAAGAGCATAGATCCTTTATCTAGAGAGATTATTCCCGAAACAAATTTTGATACAAAATATTATAATCCTAAACTTCACAAAGCGTACTTTACATTACCACCGTTTTTAGAAGATATAATTTTACCTGTCGAGGAGTGA